In Pirellulales bacterium, the genomic window TTCAATCGGAAACGGAAAGGATGCCGTCATGCCTGCCTCATTGGCCGTGCTGGCCGAACTTGTGGATGGTCAATTGGCGGGTGATGGTGCGCGCCAAATTATCGGGGCCAATACGTTGGATTCGGCCTCGGCAAACGATATTTCGCTGCTCGATTCAGTTGACAAGTCACACCGCCTGAGCCGGTCGCTAGCGGCAGCGGTCGTTGTTCCAGCCGATTTTCCGGCGATTGATCGGCCGGCCATCCGCGTCGCAGATGTTCATGTCGCCTTCGCCCAGATCGTGCGGCATTTTCGGCCGGTGCGAAGCAGTGCGCGATTCGGAGTCAGTCCACGAGCATTCATCGGCAGCAATACGAAAATCGCTGCCGACGCTGCCGTCAGGCCCGGTGCAACGATAGACGATGACGTTCAGATTGGTGCTCGGTCGGTGATACACAGCGGCGCGCACATCATGGCTGGCTGCTGCATTGGCGACGATGTAACCATATTCCCAGGCGCAGTTCTGTACGAAAACACCCGCGTGGGGCCGCGATGCATCATTCATTCCGGCGCTGTGCTGGGAGCATTCGGCTTTGG contains:
- the lpxD gene encoding UDP-3-O-(3-hydroxymyristoyl)glucosamine N-acyltransferase, whose product is MPASLAVLAELVDGQLAGDGARQIIGANTLDSASANDISLLDSVDKSHRLSRSLAAAVVVPADFPAIDRPAIRVADVHVAFAQIVRHFRPVRSSARFGVSPRAFIGSNTKIAADAAVRPGATIDDDVQIGARSVIHSGAHIMAGCCIGDDVTIFPGAVLYENTRVGPRCIIHSGAVLGAFGFGYKVVDGKHLLSSQLGYVELGADVEVGAGSTIDRGTYGATLIGDGTKIDNLVMIAHNCRLGKHNLICSQVGVAGSTTTGDYVVMAGQVGVRDHVHIGTGAVLGAKAGVSSDVKDGVHMLGTPAVAEREQKLLFALISKLPEMRKQLKELAREVEELRVKKELCISRPQDEAA